Proteins encoded within one genomic window of Streptomyces sp. NBC_01314:
- a CDS encoding ABC transporter permease has translation MTTVTAAERVVPGPRALAAHGLTTVRRNPLLVVLTLLVLVFQLSTGSFLDPGNLRGIATDAAALAIVAVPLALLVISGYLDLSVGSTLALGALTAGWLAGEQAQSPVVAVVGALAVGAAVGAVNGLLCCYLGLSPFIVTLGMLAAVRGLAQQLFPLPLSGFGDGFAWLGGARIAGIAAPVVVAAAVLVAGALFLAYTPTGRHVFAIGVNREAAYLSGVDVRRTPFALFVVTGTAAALAGAIKASVLDSVVAGTSGTGFELTVLTAVLLGGVALSGGSGSVLGVLLGVLFLGCLQNGLTLMSVPTFWQQMAQGVALVAGAALAYFGPRATR, from the coding sequence ATGACCACCGTGACCGCCGCCGAGCGCGTCGTCCCCGGCCCGCGCGCGCTGGCCGCGCACGGGCTCACGACGGTGCGGCGCAATCCTCTGCTCGTCGTCCTCACCCTGCTGGTGCTGGTGTTCCAGCTGTCCACCGGCAGCTTCCTCGACCCCGGCAACCTGCGCGGGATCGCCACCGACGCGGCCGCCCTCGCGATCGTCGCCGTCCCCCTGGCCCTGCTGGTCATCAGCGGCTACCTCGATCTGTCGGTCGGCTCGACCCTGGCGCTCGGCGCGCTGACGGCGGGCTGGCTCGCGGGTGAGCAGGCCCAGTCGCCCGTGGTCGCCGTCGTCGGGGCGCTGGCGGTCGGCGCGGCGGTCGGTGCCGTGAACGGGCTGCTCTGCTGCTATCTGGGGCTGTCTCCGTTCATCGTGACACTGGGCATGCTGGCGGCCGTGCGCGGACTGGCACAGCAGCTCTTCCCGCTGCCGCTGAGCGGCTTCGGCGACGGCTTCGCGTGGCTGGGCGGGGCGCGGATCGCCGGGATCGCGGCGCCCGTGGTCGTCGCGGCCGCCGTCCTCGTCGCCGGGGCGCTGTTCCTGGCGTACACGCCGACCGGACGGCATGTGTTCGCGATCGGCGTCAACCGGGAGGCCGCCTACCTCTCCGGCGTCGATGTCCGCCGTACGCCGTTCGCGCTGTTCGTGGTCACGGGTACGGCCGCCGCGCTGGCCGGGGCGATCAAGGCGTCCGTGCTGGACAGCGTGGTCGCGGGCACCTCGGGCACGGGATTCGAGCTGACCGTGCTCACGGCGGTGCTGCTGGGCGGGGTCGCGCTGAGCGGCGGATCCGGTTCGGTTCTCGGGGTGCTGCTCGGCGTGCTGTTCCTGGGTTGCCTGCAGAACGGGCTGACGCTGATGAGCGTGCCGACGTTCTGGCAGCAGATGGCCCAGGGCGTGGCCCTGGTGGCGGGCGCCGCGCTCGCCTACTTCGGCCCACGAGCGACCCGGTGA
- a CDS encoding amidohydrolase: MSDTSPTLVLTGGQVITVDAGFTVAEGVAVRGREIVAVGTDAEMRALAGPATRIVELAGRTVLPGINDSHLHGAAYGLSRPPFSLCVGHPAVGSIADIAEVVGAAARAAAPGEWIVGLGWDPGYLAECLADPGRLPHRGDLDAVAPDHPVCLTDFSQHMVWANSAALRRCGIDAGTEAPDGGVVDRDADGRPTGILREAAGVLLQAALPSPTVARRRRAIRQVVAELHSRGITSYTEPGLGPGGSETLFGGLSTDNWTAYADLAATGGLHARVSVLLLPAPMGGSADGVRKGLAELHRPESADPRLLNAIGVKIFADGVPPNRTAWMNEPYLDGGHGSLCVHGRTPELQVDELFEMIRVAHEAGYQLGVHVTGDRAIDLVVDAFVAAQRAVPRPDARHYVIHGDFIGADSIARLAEHGYGVNMNPAIKWTISDLMAEVVGAQRSAYQWPARSAFDAGVAVCASSDAPITEPDWRQGVAGMLLRESKASGRVSGPEQRVELAEALRAYTINPARQDFAEEWKGSVDVGKVADLCVLDRPLLDLDPRDITGVEVDMTVFDGEVVFER, encoded by the coding sequence GTGAGCGACACTTCCCCCACCCTCGTCCTGACCGGCGGTCAGGTCATCACCGTCGACGCCGGTTTCACGGTCGCCGAGGGGGTGGCCGTGCGCGGTCGGGAGATCGTCGCGGTCGGCACGGACGCCGAGATGCGTGCCCTGGCCGGGCCGGCGACGAGGATCGTCGAGCTGGCCGGGCGGACCGTGCTGCCGGGCATCAACGACTCGCATCTGCACGGCGCCGCGTACGGGCTGTCGAGGCCGCCGTTCTCCCTCTGCGTAGGCCATCCGGCGGTCGGCTCGATCGCCGACATCGCCGAGGTCGTGGGGGCGGCGGCGCGGGCCGCGGCGCCCGGCGAGTGGATCGTCGGCCTGGGCTGGGACCCCGGCTACCTCGCCGAGTGCCTCGCCGATCCGGGGCGCCTCCCGCACCGGGGTGACCTGGACGCGGTGGCACCCGACCACCCCGTCTGTCTGACCGACTTCTCGCAGCACATGGTGTGGGCGAACAGCGCGGCACTGCGCCGGTGCGGGATCGACGCCGGCACGGAGGCGCCCGACGGCGGGGTCGTCGACCGGGACGCCGACGGCCGGCCCACCGGAATCCTGCGCGAGGCCGCCGGCGTCCTGCTGCAGGCCGCGCTGCCCTCCCCCACCGTCGCCCGGCGCCGCCGGGCCATCCGGCAGGTCGTCGCCGAACTCCACTCCCGCGGCATCACCAGCTACACCGAGCCGGGGCTCGGCCCCGGCGGCTCCGAGACCCTGTTCGGCGGGCTGAGCACCGACAACTGGACCGCGTACGCCGACCTGGCCGCGACCGGCGGTCTGCACGCCCGGGTCAGCGTCCTCCTCCTGCCCGCGCCGATGGGCGGCTCCGCCGACGGCGTCCGCAAGGGCCTCGCCGAACTCCACCGCCCCGAGTCCGCCGACCCCCGGCTGCTCAACGCCATCGGCGTGAAGATCTTCGCCGACGGGGTGCCCCCGAACCGTACGGCCTGGATGAACGAGCCCTATCTCGACGGCGGCCACGGCTCCCTCTGTGTGCACGGGCGTACGCCCGAACTCCAGGTGGACGAGCTGTTCGAGATGATCCGCGTCGCCCATGAGGCCGGATACCAGCTGGGCGTCCATGTCACCGGCGACCGGGCCATCGATCTCGTGGTGGACGCGTTCGTGGCGGCACAGCGGGCCGTGCCACGCCCCGACGCCCGGCACTACGTCATCCACGGCGACTTCATCGGTGCGGACAGCATCGCCCGGCTGGCCGAGCACGGCTACGGCGTGAACATGAACCCCGCCATCAAGTGGACGATCTCCGACCTGATGGCGGAGGTCGTGGGCGCGCAGCGGTCGGCGTACCAGTGGCCCGCGCGCTCGGCCTTCGACGCGGGCGTCGCGGTGTGCGCCAGTTCGGACGCGCCGATCACCGAGCCCGACTGGCGGCAGGGCGTCGCCGGGATGCTGCTGCGCGAGTCGAAGGCCAGCGGCCGGGTCAGCGGTCCCGAGCAGCGCGTGGAACTCGCCGAGGCGCTGCGGGCGTACACGATCAATCCCGCGCGGCAGGACTTCGCCGAGGAGTGGAAGGGGTCCGTGGATGTGGGCAAGGTGGCCGATCTGTGCGTCCTGGACCGGCCGCTGCTGGACCTCGACCCGCGTGACATCACGGGTGTCGAGGTGGACATGACGGTGTTCGACGGCGAGGTCGTCTTCGAGCGCTGA
- a CDS encoding LLM class flavin-dependent oxidoreductase, with protein MSTTPRMLLVLSENWTLTGGRADLPAAVRWAREAEDAGFDSVMVSEHIVLGPDAAADGIMGNPRDYALPGNQDPYTPWPNSLLLLASIASVTERLRLAAAAVLAPLRHPLLMARELGTLDLLSEGRLLVQPTVSWSEDEYDALGVPFGRRGRLLDEHLDVWAKAWGPSPISHDSEHYPFRDVYFEPKAYRPEGPRLWFGGQRLHGPVLRRLVRYGHGFHPLGRPTPDDLKALDEAMAAAGRDAADLEMIGGTQAVFPDDHAPADLGAALASIPEQLEQGFTTFCVKPNQFIDDPDGVGAFCEEVMRRVTALTG; from the coding sequence ATGAGCACCACCCCCCGCATGCTGCTGGTCCTCAGCGAGAACTGGACACTCACCGGCGGCCGGGCCGACCTGCCCGCCGCCGTACGGTGGGCGCGCGAGGCCGAGGACGCCGGATTCGACTCCGTCATGGTCAGCGAGCACATCGTGCTCGGCCCCGACGCCGCCGCCGACGGCATCATGGGAAACCCCCGCGACTACGCCCTCCCCGGCAACCAGGACCCGTACACCCCCTGGCCCAACTCCCTGCTTCTCCTCGCCTCCATCGCCTCCGTCACCGAACGCCTGCGCCTGGCCGCCGCGGCCGTCCTCGCCCCGCTGCGCCACCCCCTCCTCATGGCCAGGGAACTCGGCACCCTCGACCTGCTCAGCGAGGGACGGCTGCTGGTGCAGCCCACGGTCAGCTGGAGCGAGGACGAGTACGACGCGCTCGGTGTGCCCTTCGGCAGGCGCGGCCGGCTGCTCGACGAGCACCTGGACGTCTGGGCGAAGGCCTGGGGGCCGTCCCCGATCTCCCACGACAGCGAGCACTACCCGTTCCGGGACGTCTACTTCGAGCCCAAGGCGTACCGCCCCGAGGGCCCGAGGCTGTGGTTCGGCGGGCAGCGCCTGCACGGTCCCGTACTGCGCCGGCTGGTCCGGTACGGCCACGGCTTCCACCCGCTCGGGCGGCCCACCCCGGACGACCTGAAGGCGCTCGACGAGGCGATGGCCGCGGCCGGACGCGACGCCGCCGACCTGGAGATGATCGGCGGCACCCAGGCGGTCTTCCCCGACGACCACGCCCCGGCGGACCTCGGCGCGGCCCTCGCCTCGATACCGGAACAGCTGGAGCAGGGCTTCACGACCTTCTGCGTCAAGCCGAACCAGTTCATCGACGACCCCGACGGAGTGGGCGCCTTCTGCGAGGAGGTCATGCGGCGGGTGACGGCGCTGACGGGCTGA
- a CDS encoding MarR family winged helix-turn-helix transcriptional regulator, which produces MPGQRSITEAEKLAAAKLGDFPIRRDQMAAVANIYRAASAVRQHLENSVLRGSDLTWTAFVVLWVVWVWGESETRHVAEEAGISKGTLTGVARTLESRGLVRRSAHPTDGRLVLLALTDEGEELMRRVFPAFNEEEAFVTGQLSDTECRSLAEGLRGVVLQVEEHGEERRRTLLNGAEPAPRRSGRRPKA; this is translated from the coding sequence GTGCCCGGCCAGCGATCCATCACCGAAGCCGAGAAGCTCGCCGCGGCGAAGCTGGGGGACTTCCCCATCCGCCGGGACCAGATGGCGGCGGTGGCGAACATCTACCGGGCCGCCTCGGCGGTGCGGCAGCACCTGGAGAACTCCGTACTGCGCGGCTCGGACCTGACCTGGACGGCCTTCGTGGTGCTGTGGGTCGTGTGGGTGTGGGGCGAGTCCGAGACCCGGCACGTGGCGGAGGAGGCGGGCATCTCCAAGGGCACGCTCACGGGGGTGGCCCGCACGCTGGAGTCGCGTGGGCTGGTGCGGCGGTCGGCCCATCCGACGGACGGACGGCTGGTGCTGCTGGCCCTCACCGACGAAGGCGAGGAGCTGATGCGGCGGGTGTTCCCGGCGTTCAACGAGGAGGAGGCCTTCGTCACCGGGCAGCTCAGCGACACGGAGTGCCGGAGCCTCGCGGAGGGGCTGCGCGGTGTCGTGCTCCAGGTCGAGGAGCACGGCGAGGAGCGCCGCCGCACCCTGCTGAACGGCGCCGAGCCCGCACCCCGTCGCAGCGGCCGGCGTCCGAAGGCCTGA
- a CDS encoding LysE family transporter, translating into MTAALVAGLLAGYGIAIPVGAVATYLVSLTARTSLRTGACAALGVATADGLYALLATLGGTALAATLQPVLVPLRRASALVLLALAVRGAVTALRQYRARRLTTRPRQDPVSPARAYAALLGVTLLNPTTVVYFAALVLGSRATDAVGPLEQTVFVLAAFLASASWQLLLAGGGALLGRALTGHRGRLVTGLLSSAVIAVLAVLMLGPSPGA; encoded by the coding sequence ATGACGGCCGCGCTCGTCGCGGGCCTCCTCGCCGGCTATGGCATCGCCATCCCCGTCGGAGCCGTCGCGACCTACCTCGTCTCCCTCACCGCCCGCACGTCCCTGCGGACCGGAGCCTGCGCCGCGCTCGGCGTCGCGACGGCCGACGGACTGTACGCCCTGCTCGCCACCCTCGGCGGTACGGCCCTCGCGGCCACCCTGCAACCGGTGCTGGTGCCCCTTCGCCGGGCCTCTGCCCTGGTGCTCCTCGCGCTGGCGGTACGCGGCGCGGTCACGGCCCTGCGTCAGTACCGCGCCCGGCGGCTCACCACCCGCCCGCGGCAGGATCCGGTGAGCCCGGCACGCGCCTACGCCGCCCTCCTGGGGGTTACCCTCCTCAACCCCACCACGGTCGTCTACTTCGCCGCGCTCGTGCTCGGCAGCCGCGCCACCGACGCCGTCGGCCCCCTCGAACAGACCGTGTTCGTGCTCGCCGCCTTCCTCGCCTCCGCGAGCTGGCAACTGCTGCTCGCGGGCGGTGGCGCGCTGCTCGGCCGCGCGCTGACCGGACACCGGGGGCGGCTGGTGACGGGACTCCTGTCGAGTGCCGTGATCGCGGTACTGGCGGTGCTCATGCTGGGGCCGTCACCCGGTGCGTGA
- a CDS encoding nitroreductase family deazaflavin-dependent oxidoreductase — protein MPLEGEYVPSPTQWVREQVELYESSGGTQGTTLMDTGLPVVVLTTRGAKSGKLRKIPLMRVEHDGRYAVVASQGGAPKHPVWYYNLTSDPHVDLQDGPALQELTAREVTGDEKAEWWDRAVEAYPPYADYQKQTDREIPVFVLEPAKA, from the coding sequence ATGCCACTTGAGGGCGAGTACGTGCCCAGCCCCACGCAGTGGGTGCGCGAGCAGGTCGAGCTGTACGAGAGCTCGGGCGGCACGCAGGGGACGACGTTGATGGACACGGGCCTGCCGGTCGTCGTGCTCACCACGCGCGGCGCGAAGAGCGGGAAGCTCCGCAAGATCCCGCTGATGCGGGTGGAGCACGACGGGCGGTACGCGGTCGTGGCCTCACAGGGCGGCGCGCCCAAGCACCCGGTCTGGTATTACAACCTCACGTCCGACCCGCACGTGGACCTCCAGGACGGGCCCGCCCTCCAGGAGCTGACCGCGCGCGAGGTCACCGGGGACGAGAAGGCCGAGTGGTGGGACCGGGCGGTCGAGGCGTACCCGCCGTACGCGGACTACCAGAAGCAGACCGACCGGGAGATCCCCGTCTTCGTACTGGAGCCGGCGAAGGCGTGA
- a CDS encoding cation diffusion facilitator family transporter — protein MTRTPADTETTNDREGAVLQGPGTRAESKAQADHRTRITVLVALGANLVIAAAKTIGGLVAGSPALLSEAAHSVADSLNEVFLLAALRRSRRPADSRHPFGYGKERFFWSLLAAVGIFVMGGCFSFYQAVHALTAGSAESYDGYVVGIAVLGVALLSEGASLLRALHQVRGQGGVDGLRDPALRTVVAEDGTAVLGVTLAIAGMALHMVTGQVIWEASASFAIGALLVYVAYWLGRDAREQLIGVAADPEPSRRIRSLLEAQPEIDSVEALLTMRLGLDSTLVAARVDIVPGLDSEEVEEVAVRIKGSIAHVVPEADQIFLDVTDRTGPGERAGESPAATGERGGA, from the coding sequence GTGACGCGGACACCAGCAGACACGGAGACGACGAACGACCGGGAAGGGGCGGTTCTCCAGGGGCCGGGGACCCGGGCGGAGAGCAAGGCACAGGCGGACCACAGGACCCGGATCACCGTTCTCGTCGCCCTCGGCGCCAACCTCGTGATCGCCGCGGCCAAGACCATCGGCGGACTCGTCGCCGGATCGCCGGCCCTCCTTTCGGAGGCCGCCCACTCGGTCGCCGACAGCCTGAACGAGGTCTTCCTCCTCGCCGCGCTGCGCCGAAGCCGCCGCCCCGCCGACAGCCGGCATCCCTTCGGCTATGGCAAGGAGCGCTTCTTCTGGTCCCTGCTCGCCGCCGTCGGCATCTTCGTGATGGGCGGCTGCTTCTCCTTCTACCAGGCGGTGCACGCCCTGACGGCCGGGAGCGCGGAGTCCTACGACGGCTATGTCGTCGGCATCGCCGTCCTCGGTGTGGCCCTCCTCTCCGAAGGTGCCTCACTGCTGCGTGCCCTGCACCAGGTGCGGGGGCAGGGCGGCGTCGACGGACTCCGGGACCCGGCGCTGCGGACGGTCGTCGCCGAGGACGGCACGGCGGTGCTCGGCGTGACCCTCGCGATCGCCGGGATGGCCCTGCACATGGTGACCGGCCAGGTGATCTGGGAGGCGTCCGCCTCGTTCGCGATCGGGGCGCTGCTCGTGTACGTCGCCTACTGGCTCGGGCGGGACGCCCGCGAACAGCTCATCGGGGTCGCCGCGGACCCCGAACCCAGCCGGAGGATCCGCTCCCTGCTGGAGGCGCAGCCCGAGATCGACAGTGTCGAGGCCCTGCTCACCATGCGACTCGGCCTGGACTCCACCCTTGTCGCGGCCCGCGTCGACATCGTCCCCGGTCTCGACAGCGAGGAGGTCGAGGAGGTCGCCGTCCGCATCAAGGGCTCCATCGCCCATGTCGTCCCCGAGGCCGACCAGATCTTCCTCGACGTGACGGACAGGACGGGGCCGGGGGAGCGGGCAGGGGAAAGCCCCGCCGCGACGGGGGAACGCGGCGGGGCCTGA
- a CDS encoding glutathione S-transferase family protein, with product MSVGEGNEAYGRKAFKRSRSHFADRITADGRDGWPVEAGRYRLVVSRACPWASRAVISRRLLGLEDALSMAVADPVQDDRSWRFTLDPDGRDPVLGIRFLKEAYDARESDYPGGVSVPAIVDVPSGELVTNDYQRLTLDLATEWTALHREGAPDLYPAARRDEIDAVMAEVYEDVNNGVYRAGFATGQEEYEEACAGVFRRLEALSERLARQRYLVGETITEADIRLFTTLVRFDAVYHGHFKCNRRKLTEDRVLWAYARDLFQTPGFGDTVDFDHIKRHYYLVHTGINPTAVVPLGPDLAGWLTPHGREDLGGSPFGDGTPPGPVPAAEAVAPRGRP from the coding sequence ATGAGTGTCGGCGAGGGGAACGAGGCGTACGGGAGGAAGGCGTTCAAGCGGTCCAGGAGCCACTTCGCGGACCGGATCACGGCCGACGGCCGGGACGGATGGCCCGTGGAGGCGGGCCGCTACCGGCTGGTGGTCAGCCGGGCCTGCCCCTGGGCGAGCCGAGCGGTGATCTCGCGGCGGCTGCTGGGCCTGGAGGACGCCCTGTCGATGGCCGTCGCCGACCCGGTCCAGGACGACCGAAGCTGGCGGTTCACGCTCGATCCGGACGGCCGCGACCCGGTGCTCGGCATCCGATTCCTGAAGGAGGCCTACGATGCCCGGGAGAGCGACTATCCGGGCGGGGTCAGCGTCCCGGCGATCGTGGACGTGCCGAGCGGTGAACTGGTCACCAACGACTACCAGCGGCTCACCCTCGACCTCGCCACCGAGTGGACGGCCCTGCACCGCGAGGGCGCGCCGGACCTGTATCCGGCGGCCCGGCGCGACGAGATCGACGCCGTCATGGCCGAGGTCTACGAGGACGTCAACAACGGGGTGTACCGGGCGGGTTTCGCCACCGGGCAGGAGGAGTACGAGGAGGCCTGTGCCGGGGTGTTCCGGCGGCTGGAGGCGCTGTCGGAGCGGCTGGCTCGGCAGCGCTACCTCGTCGGGGAGACGATCACGGAGGCGGACATCCGGCTGTTCACGACACTGGTGCGTTTCGATGCCGTCTACCACGGTCACTTCAAGTGCAACCGCCGGAAGCTGACGGAGGACAGGGTGCTGTGGGCGTACGCCCGTGATCTCTTCCAGACCCCCGGATTCGGCGACACCGTCGACTTCGACCACATCAAGCGGCACTACTACCTGGTGCACACGGGCATCAACCCGACCGCCGTGGTGCCGCTCGGGCCCGATCTGGCGGGCTGGCTCACGCCCCACGGCCGGGAGGATCTGGGCGGCAGCCCGTTCGGGGACGGGACACCACCGGGGCCGGTGCCCGCCGCCGAGGCCGTGGCCCCGCGGGGTCGTCCCTGA
- a CDS encoding DUF4235 domain-containing protein has product MSKKKKLPLAYQPLGFALGWLGGALASVAFRKTWKLIRHEDDAPDALDRDRGWGEVLIAAAVQGAIFAVVRSAVDRTGAKVIERSTGVWPAAEKGGRD; this is encoded by the coding sequence ATGTCCAAGAAGAAGAAGCTTCCGCTCGCCTACCAGCCGCTCGGTTTCGCCCTCGGCTGGCTGGGTGGCGCGCTGGCCTCGGTGGCGTTCCGCAAGACCTGGAAGCTGATCCGGCACGAGGACGACGCGCCCGACGCGCTGGACCGGGACCGCGGCTGGGGCGAGGTGCTGATCGCGGCGGCCGTGCAGGGCGCGATCTTCGCGGTCGTGCGCAGCGCGGTGGACCGCACGGGCGCGAAGGTCATCGAGCGATCCACCGGGGTGTGGCCGGCCGCCGAGAAGGGAGGCCGGGACTGA
- a CDS encoding VOC family protein — protein sequence MALVQAGLVVLDCAEPEKLAMFYRELLDGEETDATANRVEIKGACGARLAFRRDVNATPPSWPRPENSLQAHLDFYVDDLDEAERRIVSLGGRPVETKEAAGPFEERGYSDPAGHSFTLRREHSTAPKQG from the coding sequence ATGGCACTGGTACAGGCGGGCCTCGTGGTGCTGGACTGCGCCGAGCCGGAGAAGCTCGCGATGTTCTACCGGGAGCTGCTCGACGGGGAGGAGACGGACGCGACGGCCAACCGCGTCGAGATCAAGGGTGCCTGCGGCGCCCGGCTGGCGTTCCGCCGGGACGTCAACGCCACCCCGCCGAGCTGGCCCCGCCCCGAGAACTCCCTCCAGGCCCATCTGGACTTCTACGTCGACGACCTGGACGAGGCCGAGCGGCGGATCGTGTCCCTCGGCGGACGTCCGGTGGAGACGAAGGAGGCGGCCGGGCCGTTCGAGGAACGCGGATACTCCGACCCGGCCGGCCACTCCTTCACCCTGCGCCGCGAACACTCCACGGCCCCGAAGCAGGGCTAG
- a CDS encoding N-acetyltransferase family protein, producing the protein MSEQEVIVRRARAEDVPGIVVSSSWLFAEDGGERDPGLNVDWPRTHGAEAFTASLHDPGRLLLAALHDGEVVGHLSGSMSGPSALRPVGSATLMALYVRPEHRRARVGARLVDTFLVWAREQGAVHAEVTASAANADGIRFYERESFRPQALTLRLNL; encoded by the coding sequence ATGAGTGAGCAAGAGGTGATCGTGCGGCGCGCCCGCGCCGAGGACGTACCGGGGATCGTCGTCTCCAGCTCCTGGCTGTTCGCCGAGGACGGCGGGGAGCGGGACCCCGGCCTGAACGTGGACTGGCCGCGCACCCACGGCGCCGAGGCCTTCACGGCCTCGCTCCACGACCCCGGCCGGCTGCTGCTGGCCGCGCTGCACGACGGGGAGGTGGTGGGCCATCTGTCGGGATCGATGTCCGGTCCCTCCGCCCTGCGCCCCGTCGGATCGGCCACCCTGATGGCGCTGTACGTCCGGCCCGAACACCGGCGCGCCCGGGTCGGGGCCCGGCTGGTCGACACCTTCCTGGTGTGGGCGCGGGAACAGGGCGCGGTGCACGCGGAGGTGACCGCCTCGGCGGCCAACGCGGACGGCATCCGGTTCTACGAGCGGGAGTCGTTCCGGCCGCAGGCGCTCACACTGCGGCTGAACCTGTAG
- a CDS encoding DUF1304 domain-containing protein, translating into MEILANVLVALVAVLHAYILVMEMFLWQKKPGMSFHGLDAEMAKRTASLAANQGLYNGFLAAGLVWGLIAGDPTGYRAQIFFLACVIVAGVYGAATANRRILFAQALPGALALAAVLVAG; encoded by the coding sequence ATGGAGATCCTGGCGAACGTGCTGGTCGCGCTGGTGGCGGTGCTGCACGCGTACATCCTGGTGATGGAGATGTTCCTGTGGCAGAAGAAGCCGGGGATGTCGTTCCACGGGCTGGACGCGGAGATGGCGAAGCGGACGGCCTCGCTGGCCGCCAACCAGGGGCTCTACAACGGCTTCCTCGCCGCCGGCCTGGTGTGGGGCCTGATCGCCGGTGACCCGACCGGCTACCGCGCCCAGATCTTCTTCCTCGCCTGTGTGATCGTCGCCGGTGTGTACGGCGCCGCCACCGCCAACCGCCGCATCCTGTTCGCCCAGGCACTCCCCGGCGCGCTCGCCCTGGCCGCCGTCCTCGTCGCGGGATGA
- a CDS encoding TetR/AcrR family transcriptional regulator: MTPEDPRATEDPRAARTRARLREALLDECARHPLHEIGVAALVRRAGVGRATFYVHYPDLEALAVDACADVVREAVEALHAWRGRPDPVRAPQALPEFFAGLAPHAALYRALLAPGGGGPLGRVLHRDLRAYSLRERELAGAADAPLVASAVAATFAGVLADWLHGLLDGTPEEIADQAWQLLVALHRSR, from the coding sequence ATGACGCCGGAGGACCCCAGGGCCACGGAGGACCCCCGGGCCGCCCGCACCCGGGCCAGGCTGCGGGAAGCCCTCCTCGACGAGTGCGCCCGGCACCCGCTGCACGAGATCGGCGTGGCCGCGCTGGTCCGCCGGGCGGGCGTCGGCCGGGCCACGTTCTACGTGCACTATCCGGACCTGGAGGCGCTGGCCGTCGACGCCTGCGCCGATGTCGTACGGGAGGCCGTGGAGGCGCTGCACGCCTGGCGCGGCCGCCCCGACCCGGTGCGGGCGCCGCAGGCGCTGCCGGAGTTCTTCGCCGGCCTCGCCCCGCACGCGGCCCTGTACCGCGCCCTGCTGGCGCCCGGTGGCGGCGGGCCGCTCGGCCGCGTCCTCCACCGGGACCTGCGCGCCTACAGCCTCCGCGAACGCGAGCTCGCGGGGGCCGCGGACGCCCCGCTGGTGGCCTCCGCCGTGGCGGCCACCTTCGCGGGGGTCCTCGCCGACTGGCTGCACGGCCTCCTCGACGGCACGCCCGAGGAGATCGCCGACCAGGCGTGGCAGCTGCTGGTGGCGCTGCACCGCAGCCGGTGA